A single region of the bacterium genome encodes:
- a CDS encoding DUF1670 domain-containing protein produces MGDSRDRYATVGRRDFGSAIAHLLETDFKLVGSHRVIRLIAEAIVDLQREFYPEQDRAEPGTIVWATTKRGEGAKVGYGKRAEAYGTQIVHLPLVTKAEIEARMRTGRQGDGRINRRREARRDIETLVRLVRSAAAQGGLLTGAELSVLMNRSLGRIHEYVRTYEQETGEALPLKGYVLDMGSSPTHKGIICRRFEEGMSPPDIARATGHSLAAVDNYLKAYDQIKVLLRRGLDAATLCQATGKAQRTVAQYLVIADCYHPELLTAGHRSWLATLLKKGNVALSPEDGERMRQGLETRTPARAGDVERNL; encoded by the coding sequence ATGGGTGATTCCCGGGATCGCTACGCGACGGTGGGCCGCCGTGATTTCGGCTCGGCGATCGCGCACCTGCTGGAGACCGACTTCAAGCTGGTGGGCAGCCATCGGGTGATTCGTCTGATCGCGGAAGCGATCGTGGATCTGCAGCGGGAGTTTTATCCGGAGCAGGATCGTGCCGAGCCGGGCACGATCGTCTGGGCGACGACGAAGCGGGGCGAGGGCGCGAAGGTGGGCTATGGCAAGCGGGCCGAGGCTTACGGTACGCAGATCGTGCATCTGCCGCTGGTGACGAAGGCGGAGATCGAGGCGCGGATGCGGACGGGGCGCCAGGGTGACGGTCGCATCAACCGCCGGCGGGAGGCCCGCCGCGATATCGAGACGCTGGTTCGGCTCGTGCGGAGCGCAGCGGCGCAGGGTGGTTTGCTCACGGGCGCGGAGCTGTCGGTGCTGATGAACCGGTCCCTGGGCAGGATCCACGAGTATGTGCGCACCTACGAGCAGGAGACGGGCGAGGCGCTGCCGCTGAAGGGCTACGTCCTGGACATGGGCAGCTCGCCGACGCACAAGGGGATCATCTGTAGGAGGTTTGAAGAGGGGATGAGTCCACCGGACATCGCACGTGCCACGGGACACAGCCTGGCCGCGGTGGACAACTACCTGAAGGCCTACGATCAGATCAAGGTCCTGCTGCGCCGCGGCCTGGATGCGGCGACGCTCTGCCAGGCGACGGGCAAGGCGCAGCGGACCGTGGCCCAGTACCTGGTGATCGCGGACTGCTATCATCCGGAGCTGCTGACGGCCGGGCACCGGTCCTGGCTGGCGACGCTTCTGAAAAAGGGCAACGTGGCTTTGTCTCCAGAGGATGGGGAGCGGATGCGCCAGGGGCTGGAGACAAGAACGCCGGCAAGGGCCGGCGACGTGGAAAGAAATCTCTAA
- a CDS encoding DUF1670 domain-containing protein: protein MGGSAGPRLAAKTIEHQFLYALEQDFELAPALSRALLATAQQVLLPSCSATDVREGQMRITAVSRREPAGKPLAAMKKVAVVVTVDGGLEDLEIQVRCGLQGVRRVRLLRLCEEAVDQGGVLTQEDLSRLLQTGVRTIRRDIAALRAADYWVPTRGTVQEMGRGQSHKAKIVEFYLRRMTYSAIMRQTRHSAGAIKRYVETFGRVVVLWEKGLREAGEIAYVVGISERLAGEYLRLREQYAESPFRDRLAEIARQVRTSLPANGEEKGGS from the coding sequence ATGGGTGGAAGCGCGGGGCCCCGGCTGGCGGCCAAGACGATCGAGCATCAGTTTCTCTACGCCCTCGAGCAGGATTTCGAATTGGCACCTGCGCTATCGCGGGCCCTGTTGGCCACGGCGCAGCAGGTGCTTTTGCCGTCTTGCAGCGCAACCGACGTGCGGGAAGGGCAGATGCGGATCACGGCGGTGAGCCGGCGCGAGCCGGCGGGCAAGCCGTTGGCGGCGATGAAGAAGGTCGCTGTGGTCGTGACGGTGGACGGGGGGCTGGAGGATCTGGAGATCCAGGTTCGCTGTGGCCTGCAGGGCGTTCGCCGCGTCCGGCTGCTGCGTCTGTGTGAAGAAGCGGTGGACCAGGGCGGGGTCCTGACCCAGGAGGACCTTTCGCGGTTGCTCCAGACCGGTGTGCGGACGATCCGCCGGGACATTGCGGCGCTGCGGGCAGCGGACTACTGGGTGCCGACCCGGGGCACGGTGCAGGAGATGGGACGGGGGCAGTCGCACAAGGCCAAGATCGTCGAGTTCTACCTGCGCCGGATGACGTACTCTGCGATCATGCGCCAGACGCGCCACAGCGCGGGGGCGATCAAACGCTACGTGGAGACCTTTGGCCGTGTGGTGGTGCTGTGGGAGAAGGGCCTACGTGAAGCGGGTGAGATCGCCTACGTGGTGGGCATCAGCGAGCGGCTGGCGGGCGAGTATCTGCGGCTACGGGAGCAGTATGCCGAGTCGCCCTTCCGCGATCGTTTGGCGGAGATTGCCCGGCAGGTGCGCACCTCGCTGCCGGCGAACGGGGAAGAAAAGGGGGGCTCCTGA
- a CDS encoding tetratricopeptide repeat protein, with translation MDWILLLERCEPYYRWRREQHPPYPDLTLEWGLHALLRGQLVAERDPAAAAAALAAAAEARAALAVRVPGLEDRQLWESWLTAQGGLRPSQAAPSAEALVQRLRTDFADAGPELEALLAAVAPLATEPAVLRRALLCPAFRRLFAAMGEFFTFRGEGELGRRLYAWAVLAGRQPDRYWLFRARWERKLGDASAALGLLEQGLARWPASIELLREAAAERDRRGDLAASVALLERAVALQPDWPDLRYDLARLLQEAEHREASLLQLGKALAINPLYAKAALGRAELLVGMGELTAAEQQLQRLPAAQAETAHVYELLSRIFAERRDSRRADEFSVLAQQARERERAEGEAAQR, from the coding sequence GTGGACTGGATCCTCCTTCTCGAGCGCTGCGAGCCATACTACCGCTGGCGTCGCGAGCAGCATCCGCCCTACCCCGACCTCACGCTGGAATGGGGACTGCACGCGCTCCTGCGCGGGCAGCTCGTCGCCGAGCGCGACCCGGCGGCGGCTGCGGCGGCCCTCGCGGCCGCGGCCGAGGCGCGAGCGGCGCTCGCGGTGCGCGTGCCGGGGCTCGAGGACCGGCAGCTCTGGGAGAGCTGGCTCACGGCCCAGGGCGGCCTGCGCCCGAGCCAGGCGGCGCCAAGCGCCGAGGCGCTGGTGCAGCGGCTGCGCACGGACTTCGCGGATGCCGGCCCGGAGCTCGAAGCCCTCCTCGCCGCCGTAGCGCCCCTCGCCACAGAACCGGCGGTCCTCCGGCGCGCCCTGCTCTGCCCGGCCTTCCGCCGCCTCTTTGCCGCCATGGGCGAGTTCTTCACGTTCCGCGGCGAGGGTGAGCTTGGGCGCCGGCTCTACGCCTGGGCGGTGCTCGCCGGCCGGCAGCCGGATCGCTACTGGCTCTTCCGGGCGCGTTGGGAGCGCAAGCTGGGCGATGCCAGCGCGGCGCTCGGTCTGCTCGAGCAGGGCCTGGCGCGCTGGCCGGCCTCCATCGAGCTGCTGCGCGAAGCGGCTGCGGAGCGGGACCGGCGCGGCGACCTCGCCGCGTCGGTGGCACTGCTCGAGCGCGCGGTCGCGCTGCAGCCGGATTGGCCGGACCTGCGCTACGACCTGGCGCGACTGCTCCAGGAGGCCGAGCACCGCGAGGCCTCGCTCCTCCAGCTCGGCAAGGCGCTCGCGATCAACCCGCTCTATGCGAAGGCGGCGCTCGGCCGGGCCGAGTTGCTGGTCGGCATGGGCGAGCTGACGGCCGCGGAGCAGCAGCTGCAGCGCCTGCCGGCGGCGCAGGCCGAGACCGCGCACGTCTACGAGCTGCTCAGCCGGATCTTCGCGGAGCGCCGCGACAGCCGGCGCGCCGACGAGTTCTCCGTGCTCGCCCAGCAGGCCCGCGAGCGCGAGCGAGCGGAGGGCGAGGCAGCGCAGCGCTGA
- the glpX gene encoding class II fructose-bisphosphatase — MDRNLALEFVRVTEAAAIASSRLLGRGDPNAADEAATTAMREGFNRIAMDGVVVIGEGERDEAPMLFIGERVGTGAEPAVDIALDPLECTNSVAYGRPNALSVVALAPRGQFLHAPDTYMEKIAVGPTAAGAIDIRRSPEENLHAVAEAKGQPVQDLTVAILDRERHEQLIARVRRVGCRIHLIPDGDVSAAIATAVSEATVDILLGTGGAPEGVLAAAALRCLGGDMQARLAFRSEAERERAVGMGLADPGRIFQLNDLAVGDNIMFAATGITDGDLLRGVRFHRGGCHTHSIVMRSMSRTIRYIEAQHVFES; from the coding sequence ATGGATCGCAATCTCGCGCTGGAGTTCGTGCGCGTCACGGAGGCGGCGGCCATCGCCTCATCCCGCCTGCTCGGCCGCGGCGATCCCAACGCCGCCGACGAGGCGGCGACCACGGCCATGCGCGAGGGCTTCAACCGCATCGCCATGGACGGCGTCGTCGTGATCGGCGAAGGAGAGCGCGACGAGGCGCCGATGCTGTTCATCGGCGAGCGCGTCGGCACGGGCGCGGAGCCGGCGGTCGACATCGCCCTCGACCCGCTCGAGTGCACGAACAGCGTCGCCTACGGCCGACCCAACGCGCTCTCCGTGGTGGCGCTCGCGCCGCGCGGGCAGTTCCTGCACGCCCCGGACACCTACATGGAGAAGATCGCCGTCGGTCCGACGGCGGCCGGCGCCATCGACATCCGGCGCAGCCCGGAGGAGAATCTGCACGCGGTCGCCGAGGCCAAGGGGCAGCCGGTGCAGGATCTCACGGTGGCGATCCTCGATCGCGAGCGGCACGAGCAGCTCATCGCCCGCGTGCGCAGGGTCGGCTGCCGCATCCACCTGATTCCGGATGGCGACGTCTCGGCGGCCATCGCCACGGCGGTCAGCGAGGCGACGGTGGACATCCTGCTCGGCACCGGCGGCGCGCCCGAAGGCGTGCTCGCGGCCGCGGCCCTGCGCTGCCTGGGCGGGGACATGCAGGCCCGGCTCGCCTTCCGCAGCGAGGCCGAGCGCGAGCGCGCCGTGGGCATGGGCCTCGCCGATCCCGGTCGCATCTTCCAGCTGAACGACCTCGCCGTCGGCGACAACATCATGTTCGCCGCCACGGGCATCACCGACGGCGATCTGCTGCGCGGCGTGCGCTTCCACAGGGGCGGCTGCCACACGCACAGCATCGTGATGCGCAGCATGTCGCGCACCATCCGCTACATCGAGGCGCAGCACGTCTTCGAAAGCTGA
- a CDS encoding zinc ribbon domain-containing protein: protein MNCPRCTQPTPTGASFCPACGLDLSLLPPERESPTALGTSAETPASPAGEATAFEGGAPSAWPRVLRLHGTRETKRPFVAATLAFFFGPFSYLYLEQANWFWWSLLGGFVLLLVSRGEALPLLLAGFVLHAYDVALILNDELRAGQRQPPLPGGDTV from the coding sequence ATGAACTGCCCTCGCTGCACCCAGCCGACACCGACAGGGGCCAGTTTCTGTCCCGCCTGTGGTCTCGACCTGAGCCTGCTACCGCCCGAACGCGAGTCGCCGACCGCGCTCGGCACGTCCGCGGAGACTCCGGCGTCGCCCGCCGGCGAGGCGACCGCCTTCGAGGGTGGCGCGCCCAGCGCCTGGCCGCGCGTGCTGCGCCTGCACGGCACCCGGGAGACGAAGCGGCCCTTCGTCGCCGCCACGCTTGCCTTCTTCTTCGGGCCCTTCAGCTACCTCTACCTCGAACAGGCCAACTGGTTCTGGTGGAGCCTGCTCGGGGGCTTCGTCCTCCTCCTCGTGAGCCGCGGCGAGGCGCTGCCCCTGCTCCTCGCCGGATTCGTGCTCCATGCCTACGACGTGGCGTTGATCCTCAACGATGAGCTGCGCGCCGGCCAGCGCCAGCCGCCTCTCCCGGGAGGAGACACCGTCTAG